The [Clostridium] colinum genome includes the window AAGAAATAGATGCAGTATCTGAAAAGATTGAGTTTAATAAAAAGAAATTATTAAATGAAGATTATGAAAAACTTATATTTCAAGTTGGTGGTTCAACAGGACAAGAGTTAGAAATAGATATGAAAAATATAAATTCTGAAGTATTAGGAGTAAGTATAAAAGAAGGTAAAAAATACGATAAAAATGGTAACCTTGTTCAACCAGAAGAACAAGTGAAAGCGCTTGATTATACAACAGTAGAAGATGCACAAGAGGCTATAACTAGATGTGATGAGGCAATAGAGAGAATAAATAATTATAGAGCTACTATTGGATCAACACAAAATAGATTAGAAAAAACAAGTAATTCTTTAGTTATATCTGAAGAAAACACTAAAGCGGCTTTATCAAGAGTAGTAGATACAGATATGGCAGAAGAAATGTCTGAATATACTAAAAATAATGTATTAGTACAATCAGGTATAGCTATGTTATCTCAAGCTAACCAAAGACCTAACCAATTATTATCTTTATTACAATAGGTATATAATATGGGAATAAATAAAGAAGAATATGTTGCCAAAATATCAAAAGCTAGTCCATTAAAATTAGTTATTATAAACTTTGAAATAATTTTTGATTATTTAGAACAAAGTAAGCTAACAATAGATGACGATAAAAAATTTGATTTTAATATATCAAAAGCTAGAGAATTTTTATTAGAGCTTAGATGTAGCTTAGATATGCAATATGA containing:
- a CDS encoding flagellin N-terminal helical domain-containing protein translates to MILNTNVQALLTTNALWHRNNSLQKASTNLSLGTKINKSGDEPAGLAVANKMRMQIKGLEMADRNVNDAISMIQTAEGGVSEMGNMVQRMRELAVQASNDTLTKEDRETIQREINELSEEIDAVSEKIEFNKKKLLNEDYEKLIFQVGGSTGQELEIDMKNINSEVLGVSIKEGKKYDKNGNLVQPEEQVKALDYTTVEDAQEAITRCDEAIERINNYRATIGSTQNRLEKTSNSLVISEENTKAALSRVVDTDMAEEMSEYTKNNVLVQSGIAMLSQANQRPNQLLSLLQ